A part of Octopus sinensis linkage group LG7, ASM634580v1, whole genome shotgun sequence genomic DNA contains:
- the LOC115214147 gene encoding zinc finger protein 271-like, producing MAEAETCKSENQVDETQSENKDTPCETELDVTKKLYTCDVCLLIFSDIGSLTNHKHVHSEKKPYLCNACGKTFSRKTNLTRHKHIHIREKPCHCDICGKSFSSTENLSSHKSTHSVKRPHQCNVCGKRFPRGATLTRHKRIHNDKKPYQCDTCGKTFSQNGNLASHKLVHSGEKRYHCDICSKTFSRSEYLKRHIRVHTGEKPYECDICGKAFSGSANLTCHKRRHTGEKPYHCDICGKSFSTSGTLSCHKSRHTGEKSYQCDICGKTFSQNGLLVNHRSVHTREKPYYCDICGKRYSVKGDLTRHSRVHTDKKSNQGDKICDKKITVGENIISPELIEIEKPHQCDICGRRFSENRYLIMHKHIHTGEKPYQSNDVCDRKINENENLNSHSERSYECNICGKIFAQKRYLIRHIHIHTGEKPYHCDTCGKAFSQNEYLTLHKRIHTGEKPYVCDICGKAFSTSKSATRHKRIHTGEKPYHCDVCGKTFSESSKLTRHKDTHTGVKPYHCNICGKTFSVKTNLTRHNNIHRGENACHCDVCGKTFSTTEDLSSHKSIHLDEKPYHCDVCGKIFSESKSLSIHKCSHMDE from the coding sequence ATGGCTGAGGCTGAGACGTGTAAAAGTGAAAATCAAGTTGATGAAACACAATCTGAAAATAAAGATACACCATGTGAGACAGAGTTAGATGTAACAAAGAAATTGTATACCTGTGATGTGTGTTTACTGATATTCTCCGATATTGGAAGTTTGACTAATCACAAACATGTACACTCAGAGAAAAAACCATATCTGTGTAATGCCTGTGGCAAAACATTCTCACGGAAGACTAACTTAACccgtcacaaacatatacacataagagaAAAACCAtgccactgtgatatctgtggtaaatcattctcatcGACTGAAAATTTATCTTCTCATAAAAGTACTCATTCAGTTAAGAGACCACACCAGTGTAATGTCTGTGGTAAGCGGTTTCCTAGAGGAGCAACATTAACTCGCCATAAACGTATTCACAATGAcaagaaaccatatcaatgtgacaCTTGCGGTAAAACCTTCTCTCAGAATGGGAATTTAGCTTCTCATAAACTTGTTCACTCGGGAGAGAAacgatatcattgtgatatttgtagtaAAACATTCTCCCGGAGTGAATATTTGAAACGACACATACGTGTtcacacaggggaaaaaccatatgaatgtgatatctgtggcaaggcGTTCTCTGGGAGTGCGAATCTCACCTGTCATAAACGTaggcatacaggtgagaaaccataccattgtgatatctgtggtaaatcattctcgacAAGTGGAACCTTATCTTGTCATAAAAGTAGGCATACAGGTGAGAaatcatatcagtgtgatatctgcggtaaaacattctctcaaaaTGGACTGTTAGTTAATCACCGGAGCGTTCACACACGTGAGAAACCGTACTACTGTGACATCTGCGGTAAAAGATATTCTGTAAAAGGAGATTTAACACGTCACAGTCGGGTTCATACTGATAAGAAATCTAACCAGGGTGATAAAATCTGTGATAAAAAGATCACTGTCGGTGAAAATATAATCTCTCCTGAACTGATTGAGATAGAGAAACcacatcagtgtgatatctgtggtagaagGTTTTCAGAGAATAGATATTTAATTATgcacaagcatattcatacaggtgagaaaccatatcagagTAATGATGTCTGtgatagaaagataaatgaaaatgaaaacttaAATTCGCACTCGGAGAGATCATACgagtgtaatatctgtggtaagatATTTGCACAGAAGAGATATTTAATtaggcacatacatattcacacaggtgagaaaccataccactgcgACACGTGTGGTAAAGCATTCTCTCAAAATGAGTACCTGACacttcacaaacgtattcacacaggagaaaaaccatatgtgtgtgatatttgtggtaaagcgTTCTCTACAAGTAAAAGTGCAACTCGTCACAagcgtattcacacaggtgagaaaccataccactgtgatgtctgtggtaagacATTCTCCGAAAGTTCAAAATTAACTcgtcacaaagatacacatacaggtgtgaagccatatcactgtaatatctgtggcaaaACCTTTTCAGTGAAAACAAATTTAACTCGTCACAATAATATACACAGAGGAGAAAATGCTTGTCACTGTGATgtgtgtggtaaaacattttcaaCAACTGAAGATTTGTCATCTCATAAATCTATTCATTTAgacgagaaaccatatcattgtgatgtctgtggtaaaatattttctgaaagcaAATCATTATCTATCCATAAATGTAGCCACATGGATGAGTAA